One part of the Corynebacterium sp. CNCTC7651 genome encodes these proteins:
- a CDS encoding alpha/beta hydrolase family protein, translated as MSRPLSSLMSSLSSVNPLSSVFTGQPSRSGSSILDALSVPGAASSLLSSTSIFAIPALVLAILGGGIFGSSMYEGVGSSGAAASSGLTDASPTFPDPDAPPAEFRGIKHIENDVYEVTVWSPSMRREVRNEVILPGGPDNTTPRPTFYLLMGADGAANGWSWRNSSKYQEFFQDKLVNVVTPIGSVSSMQADWYRDDPKTGTNKWLTYFTRELPPLMDELFHGTGRDAIAGISMSGGPAINIASQDPQRFVAAASYSGCPATSGAVGGIYTSSALKMNGADPVRMWGLPGNEAWTAHSPVLNLDALRGTALFVSSAQGVPGAIDASKHSSERIGPPVVIEAASYACSKYFVDQARQAGLDVEWFELVEGTHSWGLFEKSMRESWRVIGPALGVQAFQRSTPVTSAPATTEAPQPLARKGSPAGSSK; from the coding sequence ATGTCGCGCCCGTTGTCTTCGTTGATGAGTTCGCTGTCGTCGGTGAACCCGCTGTCCTCCGTCTTCACCGGCCAACCCAGCAGGTCCGGGTCGAGCATCCTGGACGCGCTGAGCGTGCCGGGGGCTGCCTCGAGTCTGCTCTCCAGCACCTCCATCTTCGCCATCCCCGCGCTGGTGCTGGCCATTCTAGGCGGGGGAATATTCGGTTCCTCGATGTATGAGGGCGTGGGCAGCTCCGGCGCCGCCGCGAGTTCCGGGTTGACTGACGCCAGCCCCACCTTCCCGGACCCGGACGCGCCGCCGGCGGAGTTCCGCGGCATCAAGCACATTGAGAACGATGTGTACGAGGTCACCGTGTGGTCGCCCTCGATGCGCCGGGAGGTGCGCAACGAGGTCATCCTGCCCGGCGGGCCGGATAACACGACCCCGCGGCCGACGTTTTACCTGCTCATGGGTGCAGATGGCGCGGCGAACGGCTGGTCGTGGCGCAACTCCTCGAAGTACCAGGAGTTCTTCCAGGACAAGCTGGTCAACGTGGTCACCCCGATCGGCTCGGTGTCCTCCATGCAGGCGGACTGGTACCGGGACGACCCGAAGACGGGCACGAACAAATGGCTGACCTACTTCACGCGCGAGCTGCCGCCGCTGATGGATGAGCTCTTCCACGGCACGGGCCGCGATGCCATCGCCGGCATCTCCATGTCTGGCGGCCCAGCTATCAACATCGCCAGCCAGGATCCGCAGCGGTTCGTAGCCGCGGCCTCCTACTCCGGCTGCCCGGCGACAAGCGGCGCGGTCGGCGGCATCTACACCTCGTCCGCGCTGAAGATGAATGGCGCGGACCCGGTGCGCATGTGGGGGCTGCCCGGCAACGAGGCGTGGACGGCGCACTCGCCGGTGCTCAACCTCGACGCGCTGCGGGGCACGGCACTGTTCGTGTCCTCCGCGCAGGGTGTGCCGGGAGCGATTGACGCGTCGAAGCATTCGTCGGAACGCATTGGCCCGCCGGTGGTCATCGAAGCCGCTTCCTACGCGTGCTCGAAGTACTTCGTGGACCAAGCGCGGCAGGCGGGGCTGGACGTAGAGTGGTTCGAGCTGGTCGAAGGTACGCACAGCTGGGGGCTCTTTGAAAAGTCGATGCGGGAGAGCTGGCGCGTGATCGGGCCGGCGCTCGGTGTGCAGGCGTTCCAGCGCTCAACACCCGTGACTTCCGCGCCGGCGACGACAGAGGCGCCTCAGCCCCTGGCGCGCAAAGGCTCCCCGGCGGGGAGTTCGAAATAG
- a CDS encoding pyridoxal-phosphate dependent enzyme encodes MSFDGPVSTAPDHAVGGVLGAIGHTPLVDLSRGFTTAGKSTSVWGKLESFNPGGSAKDRTARALVADATQRGLLYPGAVAVESSSGNLGVALAREAVAGGWEFHCVVDVRTNAATLRMIEALGATLHPVTEPDPATGDWLAARRSKVAELKEELGAVNLDQYSNRAAFDAHNFGTMAEIVDQLGHAPEVLVIAVSTTGTIGGCQRHIEEHGFTTKLVAVDAQGSVLFDGSRGQRILPGYGAGVVPDLSREVHPDRVIRVEAADAVHAARDLARSTGFVPGASGGAVAHAVHQLVAEEAHSEIVAIFHDDGRAYLDTVYNDEWVADKLGDKLGTEA; translated from the coding sequence ATGAGTTTTGACGGCCCAGTATCCACGGCACCCGACCATGCAGTGGGCGGTGTGCTCGGCGCGATCGGCCACACCCCGCTCGTTGACCTCTCGCGCGGCTTCACCACCGCCGGCAAAAGCACGAGCGTGTGGGGGAAGCTCGAATCCTTCAACCCCGGCGGCAGCGCAAAAGACCGCACTGCCCGCGCGCTCGTTGCAGATGCCACGCAGCGCGGCCTGCTCTACCCCGGCGCGGTGGCCGTGGAATCCTCCAGCGGCAACTTAGGTGTCGCCCTCGCGCGTGAAGCTGTCGCTGGCGGGTGGGAATTCCACTGCGTGGTGGACGTGCGCACAAACGCCGCCACGCTGCGCATGATCGAAGCGCTGGGCGCCACCCTCCACCCGGTGACGGAGCCGGACCCGGCCACCGGCGACTGGTTGGCGGCGCGCCGGTCAAAGGTCGCGGAGCTGAAGGAGGAGCTCGGCGCCGTGAACCTGGACCAATACTCCAACCGCGCGGCGTTTGACGCCCACAATTTCGGCACGATGGCGGAGATTGTGGACCAGCTCGGCCACGCGCCGGAGGTCCTGGTGATTGCGGTGAGCACCACCGGCACCATCGGTGGCTGCCAGCGCCACATTGAGGAGCACGGCTTCACCACCAAGCTCGTTGCGGTGGATGCGCAGGGCTCCGTGCTTTTCGACGGTTCCCGTGGCCAGCGCATTCTCCCCGGCTACGGCGCCGGCGTAGTACCGGACTTGTCGCGGGAGGTGCACCCGGACCGGGTGATCCGCGTTGAGGCTGCCGATGCCGTGCACGCCGCCCGCGATCTCGCCCGGTCTACCGGCTTCGTCCCAGGAGCTTCGGGCGGCGCGGTGGCGCACGCAGTGCACCAGCTGGTTGCCGAGGAAGCACACAGCGAGATTGTGGCCATCTTCCACGACGACGGACGCGCGTACCTGGACACCGTGTACAACGACGAGTGGGTCGCGGACAAGCTCGGGGACAAGCTGGGAACGGAGGCGTAG